AAGTATTGGAACTCATAAGAAAGGCAAAGCAAAGTGGTCTCTCTGTTATTTTTATAACTCATAATATATATCACGTTTATTCGGTAGCGGATAGATTTATAATTTTAAATAGAGGAGTAAAGATAGGAGAGTTTAAAAAAGAAGACGTCACTCCTGAAGATATCTCTGAAATAATTGCATCAGGAGAAGTACCGGAAAAATTGAAAAATAAAACAATAGTGTAAAGGTTATGAGATTAATATGGTTAAAGCTGTGGTCATGCAAAAACCTTATCAACTCCTACTGAGGGAGTTCCCTTATCCAACAGTTTCAGATACTTCAGCGTTAATTAAAGTTGAATTGTCTGGAATTTGTGGAACAGATAAACATATGTATAAAGGAGAAATTATTCATCCAAGAGGAATGCCTACAAATTTTCCAATAATTCCCGGTCATGAAGTTGTTGGAATAGTGGAAAAAATTGGTGAAAAAGCAAGGAAAAGTATGGGGGTTTCAGGGGAAATAATCAATGAAGGAGATAGGGTGGTATTAGTTTGTGCATTATATTGCAAAGAATGTTTTTATTGTAAAAATTATTATGGTGTGTCATTTTGCGAACGATATAAAGGACATTATGGATGGGGACTTAGTTGTAAGGACCCCCCACATTTATTTGGAGGTTGGAGTGAGTATTTATACGTGCTTCCAGACTCTTTTTTAGCTAAAGTTCCAGTAGAAATAACACCTGAAATAGCGGTCCTCACAGAACCATTTACAGTTGCATATACAGTTTTTAGTAAAATTACGCATCCCTACTCTTTAGTAAAAGAAGGTTTTTCTCCAGGCGATACAATCGTTATTCAAGGTTCAGGTCCGATAGGTCTAGTTCATTTAATATTTGCTAAAATAATCGGTGCAGGTCAAATAATAGTAATTGGTAGACCACAATATAGGCTTGATATAGCAAAAAAATATGGTGCAACAGATATAATAAACATAGATAAACTAACAAATCCGCAAGATAGAATTGAGGAGGTTCTTAGATTGACAGATAAACAAGGTGCAAAGATTGTTATAGAAGCTACTGGCGATCCTAAAGCAATAAATGAAGGATTAGAAATGTTAGAAATGTT
This genomic window from Nitrososphaerota archaeon contains:
- a CDS encoding alcohol dehydrogenase catalytic domain-containing protein; this encodes MVKAVVMQKPYQLLLREFPYPTVSDTSALIKVELSGICGTDKHMYKGEIIHPRGMPTNFPIIPGHEVVGIVEKIGEKARKSMGVSGEIINEGDRVVLVCALYCKECFYCKNYYGVSFCERYKGHYGWGLSCKDPPHLFGGWSEYLYVLPDSFLAKVPVEITPEIAVLTEPFTVAYTVFSKITHPYSLVKEGFSPGDTIVIQGSGPIGLVHLIFAKIIGAGQIIVIGRPQYRLDIAKKYGATDIINIDKLTNPQDRIEEVLRLTDKQGAKIVIEATGDPKAINEGLEMLEMLGTYVIVGLYIDRGEVKINPQRQIMSKWAHIIGVPGQTYQSYAAILKIFKEYRNKIPFEEIITHIYRLEDAEKAMNKALSEECMKILFKP